A genomic segment from Elusimicrobiota bacterium encodes:
- a CDS encoding type II toxin-antitoxin system VapC family toxin encodes MIRTFLDAGVFIAASKAKPSPTDARYRDRTANFHRDRAEWAGAWKTLGERSRVFVSSPFIDLEVLPPVEAERRFHDELAVRLQLLRECSPVDATLEDIYRKARELGRESGISGIDALHLAAAHLGNCAELITSESRGHLFKSNDARPLRVRVIDVRSLAPPSVAAPIPTEDDVAPLKPKRPITSEEINELIRKDRKRGE; translated from the coding sequence ATGATCCGCACGTTTCTCGACGCGGGCGTGTTCATCGCCGCCAGCAAAGCCAAGCCCTCGCCGACGGATGCGCGCTATCGCGATCGCACCGCCAATTTCCATCGTGACCGGGCTGAATGGGCGGGGGCGTGGAAGACCCTCGGCGAGAGAAGTCGCGTGTTCGTGTCGTCTCCGTTCATCGATCTCGAGGTCCTGCCACCAGTCGAGGCCGAACGCCGGTTTCATGACGAGCTGGCGGTTCGCCTCCAACTCCTTCGCGAATGCAGCCCTGTCGACGCGACGCTTGAGGACATCTACCGGAAGGCGCGGGAGCTCGGCCGCGAGAGCGGGATCTCCGGCATCGATGCCCTGCACCTGGCAGCCGCTCACCTCGGCAACTGCGCCGAGCTCATTACCAGCGAGAGCCGCGGCCACCTCTTCAAGTCGAACGACGCGCGGCCGCTGCGGGTGCGCGTGATTGACGTACGCAGCCTGGCTCCGCCGTCCGTCGCCGCGCCGATTCCGACCGAAGACGACGTGGCGCCACTCAAGCCGAAGCGGCCGATCACCAGCGAGGAAATCAACGAGCTGATACGGAAGGACCGGAAGCGAGGGGAGTGA
- a CDS encoding site-specific integrase produces the protein MLASKMWQAKAASYRSHMVCHLKHYVLPALGADTPIDRITADDLRRFKHELADGDLTLRTCNRILVTIRQVLKYADDSAGYCSTPSLPRNFRESAQELADAWHRLQPAEVAHLLAHVGDDTRPFFTYVANTGLRVGTALETLEDWVDLDQRIVRYPAGVMKGRRPHVVELNDDALAALRVALERSPGEPWPWTYWFARTRWLEARAAAGLPDVRIHDLRHSWVSNQLDAGTPIHVVRDMAAHASLSTTQLYAHSSDEARRKAAGAVRVPVDLTLGAAVQTSAQAPAAAPADTRTDTRKRAKKEPLSRKVAETGAQVVPRGGIEPPTRGFSEEARLYDLIAKRRISSG, from the coding sequence ATGCTCGCGTCGAAGATGTGGCAGGCCAAGGCGGCGAGCTACCGCTCGCACATGGTCTGCCACCTCAAGCACTACGTGCTCCCGGCCCTCGGCGCCGACACGCCGATCGACCGGATCACCGCCGACGACCTGCGCCGCTTCAAGCACGAGCTCGCCGACGGCGACCTCACCCTGCGCACGTGCAACCGCATCCTCGTGACGATCCGGCAGGTGCTCAAGTACGCCGACGACTCCGCCGGGTACTGCAGCACGCCCTCGCTGCCCCGGAACTTCCGCGAGAGCGCGCAGGAGCTCGCCGACGCCTGGCACCGGCTGCAGCCCGCCGAGGTCGCCCACCTCCTCGCGCACGTCGGCGACGACACGCGGCCGTTCTTCACCTACGTCGCGAACACGGGTCTTCGCGTGGGCACCGCCCTCGAGACCCTCGAGGACTGGGTCGACCTGGACCAGCGGATCGTGCGCTACCCCGCCGGCGTGATGAAGGGCCGGCGTCCGCACGTCGTTGAGCTCAACGACGACGCCCTCGCGGCGCTGCGCGTTGCCCTCGAGCGCTCGCCTGGTGAGCCGTGGCCCTGGACGTACTGGTTCGCGCGCACGCGCTGGCTCGAGGCCCGCGCCGCCGCCGGCCTGCCCGACGTGCGGATCCACGACCTGCGGCACTCCTGGGTGAGCAACCAGCTCGACGCCGGCACGCCGATCCACGTGGTGCGCGACATGGCGGCGCACGCCTCGCTGTCGACGACGCAGCTCTACGCGCACTCGAGCGACGAGGCCCGTCGAAAGGCCGCCGGCGCCGTGCGGGTGCCCGTCGACCTGACCCTCGGAGCTGCCGTGCAGACGTCTGCACAGGCCCCGGCCGCGGCCCCCGCGGACACAAGGACGGACACACGGAAGCGGGCAAAGAAAGAGCCCCTGTCCCGCAAGGTCGCGGAAACAGGGGCTCAAGTGGTGCCCAGGGGCGGAATCGAACCACCGACACGGGGATTTTCAGAAGAAGCCCGCCTGTACGACCTGATCGCGAAACGCCGGATTTCCAGCGGATAG